The Setaria italica strain Yugu1 chromosome IX, Setaria_italica_v2.0, whole genome shotgun sequence genome has a window encoding:
- the LOC101756076 gene encoding kinesin-like protein KIN-5A encodes METSASTSTPRRGGAPVDYVSMSPSPSLTPRSSSAHKPTPRHRDRDRAPLLYGNSSSSAAQATQQQESSTPKATASSSKGPGPGGVNVQVLLRCRPLSEEERRISTPVVITCNEQRREVSVAQNIANKQIDRTFVFDKVFGPKSQQQDVFNHAVVPLVNEVLDGYNCTIFAYGQTGTGKTYTMEGGGGSKAQNGDLPSDSGVIPRAVKRIFDILEEQSAEYSMKVSFLELYNEELTDLLAPEESKFSDDKSKKPMALMEDGKGGVFVRGLEEELVSSAAEIYRILDRGSAKRKTAETLLNKQSSRSHSIFSITIHIKECTPEGEEMIKCGKLNLVDLAGSENISRSGARDGRAREAGEINKSLLTLGRVINTLVEHSGHIPYRDSKLTRLLRDSLGGKTKTCIIATIAPSVHCLEETLSTLDYAHRAKHIKNKPEVNQKMMKSALIKDLYFEMDRLKQELFATREKNGVYIPREQYLADEAEKKAMSEKLDRLELVLESKDKQLDELQGLNESQKLLSADLTDKIQRLQKKMKETECTLADLEERYMHANDKIKEKQYLIENLLKSEKVLVGEAQTLRSELENTAGDLYGLFSKLERKEKIEDANRSIVQQFHSQLTQDMSLLHRTVSTSVYQQESLLKSLEEEMKSFLSSKGKVAGGLQEHVRKLKETFNSRITELHGIANELKQKYQLSFENLNSQVITHTSGLEDCMKGLLVDADQLLAELQNGLSQQEMNFCTFIDQQHEEISRNLERTKSVSATTMNFFRTIDSHALELKKVLEESQMAHQKQLFQLQEKFEAIVADEEKYLMEKVAGLLAESNARKKNVVRDDICSLNRAASERSDNLQTETTKLHDFTSSMKGQWEAYMQRTEEAFHQNVSSIEQKKCFLAENLEQCKTRVQSCSEQWSTAQNSVLALGRSHAEATNSVISDGTEESNQLNARFSSAVMAGFEDNDVSSKYLLCSIDDALKLDHGTCENVKSITMTSRAELHDLQHGHCEKTTVITGNANRCLGDDYTVDEVTCSTPRRREIKVPSSQSIGELVTPPLEDLVKTFWDSRALTKLELNGNGKQSTTPETQRAPLTTIN; translated from the exons ATGGAGACCTCCGCGTCTACCTCGACCcctcgccgaggcggagcacccGTCGACTACGTCTCCATGTCGCCGTCCCCCTCCCTCACGCCCAGGAGCTCCTCCGCTCACAAGCCCACCCCAAGGCATAGGGATCGGGATCGGGCCCCTCTCCTCTatggcaacagcagcagcagcgctgcCCAGGCCACCCAGCAGCAAGAATCCTCCACCCCCAaagccaccgcctcctcctccaaggGGCCCGGGCCCGGAGGCGTCAACGTCCAGGTCCTCCTCAGATGCAG GCCATTGAGCGAGGAGGAACGCCGGATCAGCACTCCCGTGGTCATCACTTGCAATGAACAGAGGCGAGAGGTCTCCGTTGCCCAGAACATTGCAAACAAGCAGATCGATCGCACTTTTGTATTCGACAAG GTGTTTGGACCAAAGTCTCAACAACAAGATGTCTTCAACCACGCTGTTGTGCCGCTTGTCAACGAGGTTTTGGACGGTTACAACTGCACAATATTTGCATATGGCCAGACCGGAACTGGCAAAACATACACcatggaaggaggaggagggagcaaAGCACAG AATGGTGACTTGCCATCTGATTCTGGTGTCATTCCAAGGGCTGTCAAGCGCATATTTGATATCCTCGAGGAACAGAGTGCTGAATACAGTATGAAGGTTTCTTTTCTTGAGTTGTATAATGAGGAACTAACTGACCTTCTTGCTCCGGAGGAATCTAAATTCTCTGATGACAAATCAAAGAAGCCCATGGCACTCATGGAGGATGGCAAGGGAGGAGTTTTTGTTAGGGGACTTGAGGAAGAGCTAGTTTCTTCAGCTGCTGAGATCTACAGGATACTGGACAGAGGCTCTGCAAAGAGAAAAACTGCTGAAACTCTCCTCAACAAGCAAAGCAGTCGCTCACACTCTATTTTCTCTATCACCATCCATATTAAGGAATGCACACCTGAGGGTGAGGAAATGATAAAGTGTGGAAAGCTTAATCTCGTTGACCTTGCTGGCTCTGAAAACATATCTAGGTCTGGTGCTAGAGAT GGGCGAGCACGCGAAGCCGGAGAAATCAACAAGAGTCTGCTTACACTTGGGCGTGTCATTAATACTCTTGTTGAGCACTCCGGACACATACCATACAG AGATAGCAAGTTAACAAGATTGTTAAGGGATTCCTTGGGAGGAAAGACAAAGACTTGCATCATAGCAACCATTGCACCTTCAGTACACTGCCTTGAGGAGACGCTAAGCACACTGGATTATGCACATCGAGCAAAACATATCAAGAATAAGCCAGAG GTCAATCAAAAGATGATGAAATCTGCTCTCATCAAAGATTTGTACTTCGAAATGGACCGTCTTAAGCAAG AACTATTTGCTACGAGGGAGAAAAATGGTGTTTATATTCCGAGGGAACAATACTTAGCAGATGAAGCTGAGAAGAAG GCTATGTCAGAGAAACTGGATCGTTTGGAACTTGTTTTGGAATCAAAAGATAAG CAATTAGATGAACTTCAAGGACTCAATGAATCTCAGAAACTTTTGAGTGCAGATCTAACTGATAAAATTCAGAGATTACAG AAAAAGATGAAAGAAACTGAGTGCACCCTAGCAGATCTTGAAGAGAGATACATGCATGCAAATGATAAAATTAAGGAGAAGCAGTATTTGATAGAAAATCTTCTTAAATCAG AAAAAGTTCTTGTTGGTGAAGCACAAACACTTCGATCTGAGCTGGAGAATACAGCAGGCGATCTATATGGGCTATTTTCAAAATTAG aaaggaaggaaaagattgaAGATGCAAATAGAAGTATAGTTCAACAGTTCCATTCTCAGCTAACTCAAGACATGAGTCTCTTACATAGAACAGTCTCAACCTCAGTCTATCAACAGGAGAGCCTACTAAAATCACTCGAAGAAGAGATGAAATCTTTTCTCTCCTCAAAGGGCAAG GTTGCTGGAGGACTTCAAGAACATGTAAGAAAGCTCAAAGAGACCTTCAATTCTAGGATCACAGAATTGCATGGTATTGCAAATGAACTCAAGCAAAAATATCAGTTGAGCTTTGAAAACCTTAATTCGCAAGTTATCACACACACATCTGGCCTTGAGGAT TGCATGAAGGGCCTGTTGGTTGATGCTGACCAATTACTCGCCGAACTTCAAAATGGGCTTTCTCAGCAAGAAATGAACTTTTGTACATTTATTGATCAGCAGCATGAG GAAATCTCCAGAAACTTAGAGAGAACAAAGTCTGTTTCTGCAACTACAATGAACTTCTTCAGAACAATAGATTCTCATGCTTTGGAGCTCAAGAAGGTTTTGGAAGAATCACAGATGGCACATCAAAAGCAACTCTTCCAGCTTCAGGAGAAGTTTGAG GCCATTGTTGCTGATGAAGAGAAGTACTTGATGGAGAAGGTAGCAGGGTTACTAGCAGAATCAAATGCTAGAAAGAAAAACGTG GTTCGAGATGACATATGCAGCCTCAATAGGGCTGCTTCTGAGCGTTCTGACAACTTACAAACTGAAACTACCAAGCTTCATGATTTCACATCTTCTATGAAAGGGCAATGGGAAGCCTACATGCAGAGAACTGAAGAGGCATTCCATCAAAATGTATCTTCTATTgaacagaagaagtgcttcttgGCAGAGAATCTTGAGCAATG CAAGACAAGGGTACAATCATGCTCAGAACAATGGAGTACTGCTCAAAATTCAGTACTGGCACTTGGAAGAAGCCATGCAGAAGCCACCAATTCAGTCATAAG TGATGGAACTGAGGAGAGCAACCAACTTAATGCAAGATTTTCATCTGCTGTCATGGCTGGATTTGAAGATAATGATGTTTCAAGCAAATATCTCCTTTGTTCTATCGACG ATGCATTAAAATTGGACCATGGCACTTGTGAGAATGTGAAATCTATCACGATGACATCCAGAGCAGAACTCCATGACTTACAACATGGTCACTGTGAGAAGACAACAGTAATCACAGGGAATGCCAACAGATGTCTAGGAGATGATTACACG GTGGATGAAGTGACTTGTTCAACACCGAGAAGGCGTGAGATTAAGGTTCCGAGCAGCCAATCAATTGGGGAGTTGGTAACCCCGCCTCTTGAGGATCTGGTGAAGACATTCTGGGACAGCAGAGCACTGACGAAGCTTGAGCTAAATGGAAATGGGAAGCAGTCGACGACTCCAGAAACCCAGAGAGCCCCACTCACCACAATTAACTAG